GAGACCGGTAATTTGTTTGACAACCTCATTCAGTAAGATAACCATGCCTTGTTCGTTGGTAGCTAAAACCCCTTCACCCATATTGCCCAACACTGATTCGAGCAATTGCCGCTGGGTTTCGTTGGTAGCGACCTCTTGTCTGAGCTTGATGATAGTTCGGATATGTTCAAGCCCCTGTGTTTCCAATTCATTGGCCAAAAGCTGAAACCTTTGTTGTAAATGCTCAAACCGGCTAATGGGAGTAAAGGATATGCCTATCCCAGAAGGATTAACCCCTGTTCGCAGAAATACTTTAACTGTTGTCGGTCTTCCTGACCCATCCGGCAGGTAGTATTCAAGGGATGTTCCGGTTCTTAACACCTCTCTTGCTTCGTTCAAAATATTGGGAAGAGGAATAAGAAAATGAATAGCTTCCAGATCCCTGTTCGTTAAAGTTGCATATTGTAAGGCTAAATTATTGTAATGTTGCAAGCGAAGTTCGTGGTCAAAAAAAAGAATGGCTGTTTGGGTATTTAACAACAAGTTTGCCAGATCTTCCTGAACAGGAGGAAGTGCAAGAGGTGGAATGTCCGGAACTTCGGCATAGATGAGAGTGGAATACTCATCCTCCGATTTGGAAACGGAAGTTTCAGGTTGATTTTCATAAATTGTAGGGGTTAAACTGCCGGCCTCAAGTAAACCCTCATCAAGTTCCCTGTTTTTAGAGTCCGGCAAATTAAACAAATTGAGAAAATTGGCGGTGGTCAGCGCCAGGTCTGCAGGGGGTTGTATATAGTTGAACGTTTTATCGTCAGGCAGATGAGGATTTGCTGTCAAACCTAACTCGTCCGGTAAGCAAAACAGGGTAATACCCCCTGCCTCGTTGATGGCATTGAGGTGCATCATTTTACCGGGTTCGGCTGCTAAGACAACGGCGGCCAAACCGCTGATACCACTTGACGACAAAGCCTTCCAAAACGTATCGGGCACTGAAAGGTTGTCTGCTGTTGACGGGGCAAGCTGCAAGGTCGGGTTATCCAGAATTAGACTCGCTGTATTAGGTATGACATATACCTGTCTTTGCAAAATCTGCATATTGGGGTGAGCAACCATGACCGGAAGGATGGTTGAATGATAAAGCCAGGCCAACATACTATCAAAATCTGAAAGTTCTTTGGCATCCGGCAAAATCATGACGGCACAACCTTCAGGTATTTTTTTTTCAAAAGCGGTTAAAAAACTGGCCCAGGGTTTTCAAATCCTTTGCAGCCGGCATAATTCCAACGATACTGTTTAACTTCATACCCGATGGCTTTAGCCTTTAAAATTAAGTATAAGTAATGCTCCAATCAGAAAACTGATTACAGATTCTTGCATATACGCAAAAACAAGGGTAAGTAGCAGTATCATCGGGCAATTATAGTTTTAACCCGATTTGAAAATTCCGATAGTGCAACGACTAAAGCAATAGGCTGTTAACGGACTTCGTCGTCGTTGTCAGTATAGGAGTCTGGTTCGGCTTTAGGGGGAGTTATTAGAACTTTCCAGAAGAAGTACGCCGTACAGGTAGTTACTATACCCATTGCCAAAATCATTGTGATGAGTGCTGATAGGTTCATGGTGTGTCTCTGTTTTCTTTGACGCGTTTACGATATGCAATATAGACTAAGGTAGAAATGCCGATAAACAGCAGCAGTAGCAATAACCTTGCCCCTGTAACATAAAATATTTTGTCTTCCAGTCCGGAAATAACGGTAGGATCGGTTGCTGCTGCCAGTTGATGTTTCAGGTCGGCAAGTGTGATTTGCTTAATGATTGAAGAATTGTCCAGGGCCCATCCGTTGCCGGATGTGAGATTGCTCACGGCTTTAGTCCAGTCTTTCCCTTCGGGAGTGATTAACGAACCTAAAAAGACAAACAGCAATAAGAATGGAGTTACGTATTTGATGACATACTTAAAGAAAATGGGCACTTTCATATCGGCACCTGAGACAATTTCATTCCAGCCACGGTTTATGCCAAATATCCAAACGAAAACGAAAGTTTCCAGCAAGGCAAATACCACCAAAGCAACTGTGCCCGCCCAATAATCGTACTCGTCAAATACACCGTAATTGTAAAGGAAAACAGTAGGTAAGCCCAATAAAAGCACCAGTAAGCCAAAAGAATACGCCCCGTTTTTACGACTCCAGCCAAATTCATCGGACATAAATCCCATCCAGGGGGTACCCATAGCCAGCGATGAAGTGATACCTGCAAAAAACAGCAGCCCAAACCAAAGCACACCGGCGATTGCAGCAAGAACAGCGCCCCATTGCTGGAACAGGTAGGGCATGGTTTGGAATGCCATTCCAAAACCGGCGTTTGCTTTTACCCAATCCAATCCGAGATAACCGGCGGCAATCGGTATTACAATCATACTGCCCAAAACCACTTCGACAAACTCATTCATAAACCCTGCCGAAAAGGCATTCAGGGCTATATCGTCTTTTGATTTGAGATAAGCTGCATAACAATGTATGGTTCCCATACCGACAGACAGTGTAAAGAAAATTTGCCCCGCTGCTGCGAGCCAGACTTTAGGATCTGAAAGCGAGGTGAATTGTGGAGTCCATAAGAAGTTTATGCCGTCCCAGGCACTTGCAGTCGGAATGGCTTCTGAAGCACCGGATGTGCCAAGTGTTAACCCTCTAAGTGCCAAAATGAGACCAAACAATATAAGTAATGGCATCCCCACTTTGGCAACTTTTTCAACCCCTTCCAAACCCCTTGAAAGAATATACGTATTCAAACCAAGGCAGAGGACATAGAACAATACCGCTTCGTAGGGAATACCTGTAGTGGAATAAGCAATATTGGTATAATCGGTAAAAAACGAAGCAACTTCTCCCTGCGACATACCAGTAAAAGTGCCAAAAATGGAGTGAAAGACATAAGAAATTGTCCAGGACTCAATATAGCAATAATAAGATGCCACGGCAATATTAGTCCAAATTCCGAATACCCCTATATACTTCCAATACCTGCCTTTGGCCATAGTATCCAAAATATAAGGCGTACTGTGATTACCCGATTTACCACCAAATCGGCCTGTTGACCATTCAATGAGCAAAAGTGGGATACCCATTAACAAAAAACACACAAAATAAGGGATTAAAAAAGCCCCGCCGCCATTTTGTATGGCCTGTACCGGAAAACGAAGGAAATTACCCAACCCTACCGCGTTGCCCGCCATAGCAAGAATTAATCCTATCCGCGAGCCCCAGGCATCTTTATTCTCGTATGTCATAAGTAAATGTAGATATTAGTGAAGGAGATATAGAGTATTTGCATTTCGGGTGGCAAAGTAAAACTTTTTTTTCAACTGCAAACAGTTTTGGCTAAAAAGGGGCTTAAATATTGATTTACCTCTTCTGTCTGTGTTTCTTCAGGTTGTAAAATTATACTAAGCTGTTTAGCTAAGCTTCAGAAATTAAAAAAGCCGCTGCTTCGGGCAACGGCTTTCCTGTTAAAGCGAACTACTCAATCCTTATGGCTAATTGCTTTTTGATTTTTTTTTGTTTTTGGCAGGTGGGGTGATGCTTTTGTTTTTGGTCGCTTTTTTGTCTTTATCAAAAACGGGGTTAGGACGCGGCGGTGCATCCATACTGACCCCCTTTAAAACCATTTCACGCGCTTCCCAAATGCCGGTTTTAGGATTAAATTCCAATCCCTGATACGTGCCGTCCGGAATAAACGAAAATCCAGTTCCTTCAATTTGTTTAGCTTTATCGTCTTCAGGTGCCAGAAAATCATACACCACCTTTTTCTCGTCGTTATTATAACTCAACGAAACTGAAGATCCTTCTTTGTATTCCAATATCATCCGGTGTTTGATTGATTTGGTATTGGTCGAATTGTTCAGCACCTCAAATACCGGTGCACCAAATACCGCTTTATCCTCCTGAAAGTAGAGCAAATCGGCCAGCTTTTTGTCGCTTTTACTATTGTTGCCATCCCATCCAAAGAGCATATAATATTGATTACCGTTGTACTGATAGGGGTGAATATTATAGTACATGGCACCCAACCACTGATCATTGCTCAAAACCTTGTCTTCGATGGAGCTCAGTGTGGCAGATTTATCATCAAGCGGAATTAACTCCAATTTTTCAGAATTGTTTTTTTGAATGGCTCCGAAATATTTGTAGGCGATGGTTCTGTAGTCGTCAGCATTACCCTTGACTACCATCCATGTAAAAATGCGAAACGAATCATCGGGCGGTTTGATAATCGAAACCCATTTTCTGAGCGAGTCAAAAGGATAAGCATAGGAACCCGGCTCTTTGAGCGCTTTTACTAAGGCAGGTACAAAGGCATAACAAGCGTTAAACCGATCTATCTCATTGGGCAATGTCCTTACTTTGTCGAACATGGCAATCAGAGAGTCTTCATGTTGACGCATGATTTCCTGATCATACAGCGGAACTACCGCATTTTTCACCGAATTCTGCGCTTCTGCGCTGCTCAGTGAAATTAAAAGGAATAAGGCAAAAAGGATTCTATTCATAAAAAAAAGGAATTTTGTATGTATTGATTTGTGAATGGTGTTTCATTTGTTTTAACCGTCTTTTAAAAAACAAGGTTTAAATGATTGCGAATATCTGCCGGTATTTTTGGGGTAAAGGCGTGCAGAAACAACCTGCATTATCAAAAAAATTGACTTCACCTTTTGATAAATACTCGTCTTTAACGGCAAACTTTGTCTTAAATTGTTGTATATAATATACTTCAAAAATTGATAGAGGTTTAATTATACGCTGCTTTATGGCGTAGTTCAGTTCCTCAATCTTCTGAATAAAAAAATAACTCTTTAATTTAAAGGCTTTATTTGTGCTTTATCGCTCTTATTTATTTTGCCTGAGTGATTTTGTTTTAAAAAACATCCTTCCGCCTCTCCGGTTAAAAAAACTGAGTAAATATTTTGTAAAATCATCTGTTGGAAATAGTTTTGTCACATGCAAATCATTTCCATGATGGGGAAATAACCCAAAAGGCGGATGCCCGAAACTTTGAAACTGTTATGTTATGTCACTTGCGCTAAGAACAGCATTTGAAAAAATAGCAAAACTCACCGAATCAGAGTACGACTATATCACTTCTCATTTCAGCCCGAAAATTATACACAAGAAAGAGCATGTTTTTGTTGCGGGTGAAATTTGCAAACTTGCGGTATATTGCGAACGGGGGTGTTTCAGAAAGTATTTTGTCAACGACCGAGGCGATGATATTGTGGTGGATTTTGCGGTTGAAGATTATTGGATTGGTGATTTGAACAGCCTAATCAACAAAGTTCCAACACTTTATAGCTTTCAGGCACTCGAAGACTCATTAGTTCAGATAACTCCATATTCCAATTGGGAAAAAATATCCTCAGAAATACCCGAGTTCAGAAGAGAGCGATATGCCAAAGAAAACCGCAACCACAGCAAATCGGTAGAGCAATTGACCATCGAAAAATACGCGACTGCCGAAGAAAAATATGAAAGAATGATGCAGCGGTTTCCGGGAATAACCAACCGAGTGGCCGCTATTCACATTGCTTCTTATTTGGGGATTAAACCAGAATCGCTGAGCAGGCTCAAAAAAAAGTTTGCCCGGAAAAAATCTTAACATAGGTCAATATTTTTGACTGACACGGCCTCTAATTTTGTTCCATAATTAAATCAAATCTTATGGAAAACTTCATTTCAGACAACGTGTACCGTCAGATTGACAACGACCTTTACAATGAACCGGGTGATATTTGGTGGAAAGAAAACAGTGTACTCTACTTGTTGAAAACCTCTGTTAACCCATGCAGGTTTCCTTATTACCTGAATATGTACAAAAACGTGTTAGGGCTTGACCCCAAAGGTAAGACTGCCCTGGATGTTGGTTGCGGCGGTGGTATTCTTGCCGAAGAGTTTGCCGCAGCAGGATTTGCAGTTACCGGTATTGACCCTTCTGAAAACTCCCTTCATACAGCCCGTCAACATGCGAATTACTCGGGGCTAAATATTGACTACCGAACCGGAGTTGGTGAACACCTCGAATTTGAAGACAATCTTTTCGATGTGGTATATTGTTGTGATGTGCTCGAACATGTGAGAGATTTGCCCAAATGTATTGCCGAAATTTCGAGAGTACTCAAGCCCGGCGGTGTGTTTTTTTATGATACCTTTAACCGGAATTTCCTCAGTAAGCTGATCGTCATTAAATTGTGGCAGGAATGGCCGGCCACTGCTTTTATGCCTCCCAACCTTCATGTGTATGAAATGTTGATCAAACCCTCTGAGCTGAAGCAAATGATGGAGCAAAACGGGTTGGGGCAAATCAATATGAAAGGGATGGCACCCAATGTCAGCCCTTTTAAAATGATTTCGCTACTGCGCCAAAGAGCAAAGGGAAAACTGACTTATGCCGAACTGGGCAGTAAATTTCAACTGAAAGAGAGCAACGACATGATGGTTGGATATATGGGCTATGCAGTTAAGAAATAACCCTTTCAGACCGGAACATTCTTTCCGGAACAAGTAAAGAACCTAATAAATCCAGTATAAAACTCAAATACAATATGCCATACACCGGTCAAACATTTGTCAATCAAAAAACGGGGGAAGTGGTAACTTTTACCGAAACCTCAAAAGAAACCAACGGCAGCCATGTTACCATAAAAAGTGTACTGAAGCAAGGCGGAGGCTTTAAAGTCAACCATATTCACCCGTTTGCAGACGAAATTTTTGAAGTCATTTCCGGAACACTCAGTTTTAAGTTAAACGGCGTTGAGGAAACGATAACTGCCGGCCACAAAATCAGCTTCCCCCGAAATCAGGCTCATGCGCACTGGAACAATCACCCTGAAGATCTCGTCATTCTCCAAACCATTACCCCCTGCTTAGATGTCGAAAGATTTTTGGAAACACTGTTTGGGTTAGGTGCAGACGGGTATCTCGACCAAACGGGACAACCTCCTTTTTTACAGGTGATGGTATGGTTAAAGGAAGTAAACAACCGGACTTATCTTGCCGATATTCCGGTTGGAGTTCAGAATGTACTGGCTTCTGTTCTGACACCGGTTGCCAAACTGTTGGGATATCGTGCTTTTTATCCTAAATATACCGCCTGACCCGCTAAACTTCTTTCCGGCTAATTTAAAATACGGCGCTGTATCAAATTGAGTTGTATGCTAAATTTTCAAATACTTTGACAGGTCTATCTCAAGTTCCCGGGCGGCTTTCAGTATTTCGTTGACTGCATAGCTTTTCAGCACCTCTAACTTTTTAGCTTTGAACAAATCCTGTACATACCGGTTGCTCAAAATAATTTCCTGAGTTCGTTTGTCATATTTCTGTTCAAGATACAACTGAACAGGCTGCATGAAGGTTTTAAATGCCTCCCGTTCGATTTTCAGGGCATCTGTGCTGTTTTTAAAATCTTCTTTTTGTTGATTTGAATAGGTTTTATTTGTTTCCCGAACCTCAGTTATCTGTGCCGACTGGGATAATATCGCTTTTAACTTTTGTACAAACTCATGGTTGTCCTGAACTTTTAAACTGCGGTGTACCCCTTTTTCGTAATACCAGTCGCGTAGCTTTGAATAATGTGGCAGTGCAGAAGAAATTTCATACAGCTTGTCTTCCGAAAAAACAAAATGAACCGGAATATTGTATTTTTTGGCAAACTCTGTACGGGTGTTCCAAAGCTCCGTAGCAATAAACTTTTCCTTTTCAGAAAGCCGTTTAAAGCGGGCACTATTGAAAAACTTGTTAGTCCCGTCTTCGGTGTCTATGGCCTGTTTGGTGATGATGAGTTTCATCTCTTCGTCAAACCAACTTTGTCTGCCGGTTTCATTCAATTGGGTTTGTAGGATTTGTTTTGCTTCTATGAGGTAGTTTACATCGTTTGCCAGATATTGCACCATAGCTTCAGAAAACGGTCGTCTGTACCAGTTGGTTACCTGCAAATTTTTGTTCAGATCAATTCCGGCTAAGTTTTTAATCAGCGATATAAATGAAACGCTGGACAATGCCAATACTTTTTCGGCAACCTTTAAATCAAAAAAATGTACGGGGTTGCATTGGTATTTGGTAAATACCTTGAGGTCTTCCGAGCAGTCGTAAATGATTTTTAACACCTCAGAACTATTGACAATGTCCCAAAGCGGACTGAGGTATTCCTGAAACTCAGTATCGGTAGGACATATTTTTATGGGGTCAATAATATAGCACCGGTTAAGTGTGGCAATCTGAACAACACAAAGGTTTAACCCATATCTATATCTGTTTCTATCAAATTCAGTATCAATGGCTATTTCAGACTCCTGCCGGATTTTTTCACAATAACGATTCAGCGATTTTCGGGTTTCAATAAGGATAATTTCTTTTTCTTTATGAAAGACAGACATGAATTTTCTTTTTATAGTAGCCGGCTGATAAACCGCAAATATAACTCGTTTTTACCCGATGGGGGGTCTCAATTGCATAAATATTAACTTAAAATTCAACGGCCCCGTATTGAAAGAAACTGCTTTACAGATATCCTTGCGATTAGCTTAACCTTGGTGTATGGTTCTTTGAGTAAACTTACACAAAATGAGAGCCCTTTAAAATTCTTCAAATTTTACCGGCATCCATAAAAACTGAAATAAATGAACAAATATTACAATGGGATTTCCACAAACTCCTGTTTTGAGTATGAAGTATTTGGTGCAATTTTTATCCTCCGCAATAACCTGTTGCGCACCTGCAATGCTTCAAATCACCTCTGCAATGACTTGTTGCACCCCTGCATTGCATTAAATCACCCCTGCAATGACTTATTGCACCCCTGCATTACTTCAAATCCCCTCTGCATTGGCTTAATGCACCCCTGTTTTGTTTTAAATCGCCTGCGCAAAGGCTTATTGCACCCTTGCATTATTTCAAATCCCCTACGCAAAGGCTTATTGCACCCCTGCATTACCCTAAATCGCCCCTGCAATGACTCATTGCACCCCTGCAATGATCCATTGTCCCCCCTTTTTTTAGCACCGAATTTTGTTTATTTTTAATTCAAAAATGTTAAATTAACAGTAACTATTTAGGTTGTACCTTTGTTGGTGCTGTTCTTCACTAAATGCAGTTCGTTTTAATGCAAAGAACGCAAAGATTTGTACAAAGAATTTCAAAAAAAGATGGCTAAACTTGCAAAAATCAATGTGTGCATTGTATTTTTGAGGATAAATTAACTTTTACCGATGGTTGATGTACGCATAGCCGGCGCGCAGGGGTTTTATGGCGATAGCCCGATGGCCGCCCTTTCGATAGCTGCGCAAAATGGAGCAGATTTTTTGGTACATGATGCACTTGCAGAATTGACTCTTTCGATTTTGCAAAAAGACCGCCAAGCTGACCCCAATCTGGGGTATGCCCGCGATATTGAAACCCTTGCAAAATTCCTTATCCCGATGGCGCACCGAAACGGTATAAAAATAGTAACCAATTCCGGAGGCTTGAACCCGTACAGTGCGGCCCAAAGAGTGTCTGAAATACTCAAACAACAAGGGATAAGCGATTTTAAAATTGGCATCATTACCGGAGATGACCTGTTGTCTCGTTTGCCCGAGTTGCAGGAAAACGGACATGAACTCCGGCATTTAGATACCGGGCTTCCATTTTCGTCAAATACATATCCTGTAACCCATGCCAATGTGTATATTGGTGCTCAGTCAGTCGCAGAAGCCTTAGATCTCGGGGCAAACTTAGTGTTGGCCGGAAGGGTAGCAGATCCGTGCCTGACCTTAGGCATACTGGTGCACCGATTTGGGTGGAAACTCAACGGCAATTTAAATCAGTCCGACCTTGACCGGTTGGCCTGTGGTATTGCTATTGGTCATTTGCTCGAATGTGGCGGGCAGGCTTCGGGCGGCAATTCCTACGCCGAATGGCCGATGGAGTACCCCATCAGCAACCTCGGCTATCCCATTGCCCACGTCAGCGAAGACGGTAGCGCGGTGTTGACCAAATTAGATTCGGAAGGCGGAAAAGTTAGCCGCAACACCCTGCGCGAGCAGTTGGTGTACGAAATTCACAATCCTGCCCGCTACATCACTCCCGATGTAACCGTTGACCTGACCCGCATTGCATTGACCGAACTTGCCCCCAACCGCGTTGCTTTTAAAGGGGCGGTGGGTTTTCCTCAACCCGAAAATCTCAAATTAGCGATTGGGCTGAACGAGGGATTTATCAGCGAGCAGTTGTTTTATTTTTCCTGGCCTTTTGCCTATCAAAAATGCCTTCGGTTTATCGAAGCTGTCAAAGAAATCTGGAAGCGGCTGCCTGTAAAAATTGAACGAAAAGAGTTTTCTGTGTTAGGCATCAACGGCATTTCCGGCAACGAAGCCCCACTGCCTCCTCCCGAAATACTCGAACAAATGAATGAGCTTGGGGTACGTGTTGCCCTGAAACATACTGATCCGCAGGCAGGTAAAATAGCCATACAGGCTATCACTTGCTTAGGGCTGAACGGGCCTCCCGGAGTGGTTTCTATGCCGGCATGGGGTAAAACCAACCGGCTTCAGTTAAGCCTTTGGCCAACCCTGATCCCTCGCGGGGAAGTACAGGAGCGGGTAACAATTGTTGAAATTTAAACTTAGTTCAGATGAGCAAAACCATTATACGGGTTATTGATATAGCCGCTGCACGGTCGGGCGACAAAAACGATGTATGCAATATAGGGGTATTGGCCAAGTCCCCCGAAGCCTATCAATTGCTGAAACAACACCTGAGTGCCGACAAGGTAAAAGCCCATTTCGGCAGTTTGATACAAGGCGAGGTGGTGCGGTATGAGTGGGATGCTATCGAAGCCCTCAATTTTGTCTGTACCGGAGCGTTGGATGGCGGTGCTTCGCGCTCCATGCGGATGGATACTTTGGGTAAAAACTTTTCGAGCCATCTGCTGCGGATGGTTCTAATTGCGGAAGATGAATAAATAAACAAGGGTTGCCGAAACGAATATCCGGCAACCCCTGTTTATCAAAATTTAGTTCTTCCCTCAATAGCTTAGCGTATCAATACGGTATTCCCTTTTTGGGTATATTCTTCTCCATCTTTAGAAATGGCGGTGGCATAATAGACATAAGTTCCTACTTCCTGCAATTCGCCTTTATAGGTTCCGTTCCAACCTTCATTTATGTTATCGGTTTCAAATACTTTATTGCCCCAACGATTATAGACCACAAAAGTTACCAACTCGGTTACGTTAAACGGTACAATGCGAAGGATATCGTTCACCCCGTCGTCGTTGGGTGAGAACCCGCTGGGAATGAGCATATAGCTTTCCGATTTAACCGTAATGGTAACCTCGTCAGCGAACACACAGCCTTTGTCGGTGGTGTTGGTTACGGTGAAGGTGGTAGTTTCCATTGGCGAGACCGTGGGATTGGCAGAAGTGGGGTCTGAGAACAACTGCGCCGGTTCCCATTGCAGGTTAGTGCCTCCGGTGATGTTAAAGGTATGACTTGTGCCTTCGAGGATTACCTTATCAGGTCCGGCATCTATGACCGGATTGGGCAGCAGGGTGTAAAAATACTCGGTAATATTGCCTGCCG
This is a stretch of genomic DNA from Sphingobacteriales bacterium. It encodes these proteins:
- the ubiG gene encoding 3-demethylubiquinone-9 3-O-methyltransferase, which codes for MENFISDNVYRQIDNDLYNEPGDIWWKENSVLYLLKTSVNPCRFPYYLNMYKNVLGLDPKGKTALDVGCGGGILAEEFAAAGFAVTGIDPSENSLHTARQHANYSGLNIDYRTGVGEHLEFEDNLFDVVYCCDVLEHVRDLPKCIAEISRVLKPGGVFFYDTFNRNFLSKLIVIKLWQEWPATAFMPPNLHVYEMLIKPSELKQMMEQNGLGQINMKGMAPNVSPFKMISLLRQRAKGKLTYAELGSKFQLKESNDMMVGYMGYAVKK
- a CDS encoding sodium-dependent transporter, which codes for MTYENKDAWGSRIGLILAMAGNAVGLGNFLRFPVQAIQNGGGAFLIPYFVCFLLMGIPLLLIEWSTGRFGGKSGNHSTPYILDTMAKGRYWKYIGVFGIWTNIAVASYYCYIESWTISYVFHSIFGTFTGMSQGEVASFFTDYTNIAYSTTGIPYEAVLFYVLCLGLNTYILSRGLEGVEKVAKVGMPLLILFGLILALRGLTLGTSGASEAIPTASAWDGINFLWTPQFTSLSDPKVWLAAAGQIFFTLSVGMGTIHCYAAYLKSKDDIALNAFSAGFMNEFVEVVLGSMIVIPIAAGYLGLDWVKANAGFGMAFQTMPYLFQQWGAVLAAIAGVLWFGLLFFAGITSSLAMGTPWMGFMSDEFGWSRKNGAYSFGLLVLLLGLPTVFLYNYGVFDEYDYWAGTVALVVFALLETFVFVWIFGINRGWNEIVSGADMKVPIFFKYVIKYVTPFLLLFVFLGSLITPEGKDWTKAVSNLTSGNGWALDNSSIIKQITLADLKHQLAAATDPTVISGLEDKIFYVTGARLLLLLLFIGISTLVYIAYRKRVKENRDTP
- a CDS encoding DUF1446 domain-containing protein — its product is MVDVRIAGAQGFYGDSPMAALSIAAQNGADFLVHDALAELTLSILQKDRQADPNLGYARDIETLAKFLIPMAHRNGIKIVTNSGGLNPYSAAQRVSEILKQQGISDFKIGIITGDDLLSRLPELQENGHELRHLDTGLPFSSNTYPVTHANVYIGAQSVAEALDLGANLVLAGRVADPCLTLGILVHRFGWKLNGNLNQSDLDRLACGIAIGHLLECGGQASGGNSYAEWPMEYPISNLGYPIAHVSEDGSAVLTKLDSEGGKVSRNTLREQLVYEIHNPARYITPDVTVDLTRIALTELAPNRVAFKGAVGFPQPENLKLAIGLNEGFISEQLFYFSWPFAYQKCLRFIEAVKEIWKRLPVKIERKEFSVLGINGISGNEAPLPPPEILEQMNELGVRVALKHTDPQAGKIAIQAITCLGLNGPPGVVSMPAWGKTNRLQLSLWPTLIPRGEVQERVTIVEI
- a CDS encoding Crp/Fnr family transcriptional regulator, which codes for MSLALRTAFEKIAKLTESEYDYITSHFSPKIIHKKEHVFVAGEICKLAVYCERGCFRKYFVNDRGDDIVVDFAVEDYWIGDLNSLINKVPTLYSFQALEDSLVQITPYSNWEKISSEIPEFRRERYAKENRNHSKSVEQLTIEKYATAEEKYERMMQRFPGITNRVAAIHIASYLGIKPESLSRLKKKFARKKS
- a CDS encoding PAS domain-containing protein — its product is MILPDAKELSDFDSMLAWLYHSTILPVMVAHPNMQILQRQVYVIPNTASLILDNPTLQLAPSTADNLSVPDTFWKALSSSGISGLAAVVLAAEPGKMMHLNAINEAGGITLFCLPDELGLTANPHLPDDKTFNYIQPPADLALTTANFLNLFNLPDSKNRELDEGLLEAGSLTPTIYENQPETSVSKSEDEYSTLIYAEVPDIPPLALPPVQEDLANLLLNTQTAILFFDHELRLQHYNNLALQYATLTNRDLEAIHFLIPLPNILNEAREVLRTGTSLEYYLPDGSGRPTTVKVFLRTGVNPSGIGISFTPISRFEHLQQRFQLLANELETQGLEHIRTIIKLRQEVATNETQRQLLESVLGNMGEGVLATNEQGMVILLNEVVKQITGLHQVNTNLIEWVEQNYRFYLPSGAIKISGLQQPFVRALKGHPVVGEEWSVVHLQSSEERFWQIHSRPYKSNNKGEESGVVIVISDITDRKKAELALKNSEQTQKALLDAVPDLMFRVNREGIYLDYIPEKTDNPIPSAAFVGNKMTDLLPREVAEEVMDLLRLSLDTMEVKTYPFPDFDS
- a CDS encoding ribonuclease D — its product is MSVFHKEKEIILIETRKSLNRYCEKIRQESEIAIDTEFDRNRYRYGLNLCVVQIATLNRCYIIDPIKICPTDTEFQEYLSPLWDIVNSSEVLKIIYDCSEDLKVFTKYQCNPVHFFDLKVAEKVLALSSVSFISLIKNLAGIDLNKNLQVTNWYRRPFSEAMVQYLANDVNYLIEAKQILQTQLNETGRQSWFDEEMKLIITKQAIDTEDGTNKFFNSARFKRLSEKEKFIATELWNTRTEFAKKYNIPVHFVFSEDKLYEISSALPHYSKLRDWYYEKGVHRSLKVQDNHEFVQKLKAILSQSAQITEVRETNKTYSNQQKEDFKNSTDALKIEREAFKTFMQPVQLYLEQKYDKRTQEIILSNRYVQDLFKAKKLEVLKSYAVNEILKAARELEIDLSKYLKI
- a CDS encoding cupin domain-containing protein, coding for MPYTGQTFVNQKTGEVVTFTETSKETNGSHVTIKSVLKQGGGFKVNHIHPFADEIFEVISGTLSFKLNGVEETITAGHKISFPRNQAHAHWNNHPEDLVILQTITPCLDVERFLETLFGLGADGYLDQTGQPPFLQVMVWLKEVNNRTYLADIPVGVQNVLASVLTPVAKLLGYRAFYPKYTA